A stretch of the Planktothricoides raciborskii GIHE-MW2 genome encodes the following:
- a CDS encoding glycosyltransferase: MPLISVILSVYNGSETIAETIKSVINQSFTDWELIIINDGSQDATLDVINSISDSRIQVFSHANSGQAFSNNRGLSLAKGEYISFIDADDLWTTDKLKDQLKSLQNNPEAAVAISWTDHIDKSGQFLRQGPHPTFNGDAYTKLLLEDYVGSGSNPLIRKQALDEVGNFEVSLAPAADWDLWLRLLAKYNLVVVPHVQILYRQQSAGSVTQNVLKMEQVSLKTLERAFANAPESLQHLKKICLANRYKYLMAKALENYPTTQEGLIAFKCFVKAILHNPSILTKSRFVSVLLIKILITIFLPKQSRILIENLKKLSA, encoded by the coding sequence ATGCCATTAATTTCAGTAATTTTGTCGGTTTATAACGGATCGGAAACCATAGCCGAAACAATTAAATCGGTCATAAATCAAAGTTTTACAGATTGGGAACTAATTATTATTAATGACGGATCTCAGGATGCAACTTTAGATGTCATTAACAGCATTTCTGATTCAAGAATACAGGTATTTTCTCATGCAAATTCAGGTCAAGCTTTTAGTAACAATAGAGGATTATCTCTAGCTAAGGGTGAATATATTTCATTTATAGATGCAGATGATCTATGGACAACGGATAAATTAAAAGATCAATTGAAATCACTGCAAAATAATCCTGAAGCTGCCGTGGCAATAAGCTGGACAGATCACATCGATAAATCCGGTCAGTTTTTACGTCAAGGACCTCACCCTACTTTTAATGGCGATGCTTATACCAAACTCTTGTTGGAAGATTATGTAGGTTCGGGTTCTAATCCCTTGATTCGTAAGCAAGCATTAGATGAAGTAGGAAATTTTGAAGTATCACTTGCTCCAGCGGCTGATTGGGATTTATGGCTTAGGTTATTGGCTAAATATAATTTAGTCGTAGTGCCACATGTGCAAATTTTGTATAGACAACAAAGTGCTGGTTCTGTGACTCAAAATGTTTTGAAAATGGAGCAAGTTAGCCTAAAAACCCTGGAAAGAGCATTTGCTAATGCGCCTGAATCTCTCCAACATTTAAAGAAGATTTGTTTAGCAAATCGATACAAATATTTGATGGCCAAGGCTTTAGAAAATTATCCCACTACACAAGAAGGATTGATTGCATTTAAATGTTTTGTGAAAGCGATTCTTCACAATCCATCGATCCTGACGAAATCACGATTTGTGTCGGTGCTGCTAATAAAAATATTAATCACGATTTTTCTGCCTAAGCAATCCAGAATCTTGATCGAGAATTTGAAAAAGCTATCTGCATAA